Part of the Anaerolineae bacterium genome, GTAATGGGCGCTTGTTTGTTTGTGACCGGCGCGTCCGGCTTAAAACGATGGGATACTTTTGAACACCTGGGGCCAATTATGGAGCGTATTGAGGCGTTCCAGGAAGAGATAAGCCTTGACCGACCGCTAACCGGCACCTCTTTCCCGCCGGCCCGGCCCATCGAGATTGACCCCCGGCCGGCCACCGTAACTTCCATCCCGCCTGTTCCTGATTTTGAGATCCCCGACATTGAACCCGAAGTGATAGCCACAACCGGCATTGAGCCGGCCGCCGAACTTGATCGAGACGCCGATGCGGAAATTGACAACCTGGCCGGGCCTGTGGCCGATTTTGAAATTCCCCACGGCGAGGAAGTAAGCCCGGCTCCCCCGCCAGAGACAACGTTTGAAACAACGTTTGAAACCGAGCCAGAGCCTGAAATTGAGATCGCCCTTCCGCCGGTTGAGGAAAAATGGCAGGTTAAAATTGAACGAGGCCCCGGCCTGGCCCTATTAGTGGGCAATATTGGCCTGGCCAACGAACAGATTACCATTACCCGGCCCGGCGGCGCGGTAGAGCGCGTGATCAGCGGCAGCAAGCCGGAATACGGCCAGGGCGGTTTTGAGATTTACGCCATGGAACCCGGTGTTTACAAGATGGAATTTTTGGACCAAAGTTTTGAGATTACGATGAGCGGGCAGTATACCAAAGCCAACTTTTCTAAAAGAGTATAATAAAGTAACGCTCCTCAATAATACTAAATCGTAAAGCGTGAAGCGAAAAATTTATGTTTCACGCTTTATGTTTTTCTACTCTCCACCACCAAGCTTTGTCTGTTTCTTTGTAAACATGCATCCCCACTTTTTCCAAAACCCGGTGCGAAGGAGGATTTGGCTCCACGGTTTCGGCCTTAACCACTGCGCAGCAAGGATATTGAAATGCCCAGGCAATTAAGGCCTGTACCGCCTCGGTAATGTAGCCTTTGTTGCGGAAAGCGGATACAATGCCATAGCCAATCTCGACCTCTCCTTGCTTGTTGGGATACCCCTTGAATCCGGCCAAACCTGCGCCGCAGGCTTGAGCGGTAATCACAATCAGCCAGTAGGTATACCAATGATGATCTCGCTCGTCAGCATGAGTCATTTTTGATATTTTGATGTCAATAGCGCGACAAACCGTATCATTGACATTGTCTGAAGCAATGGCATAACCCAAATCTTGCTCGAGTTGCCGGAAATGAATGGGAAGAAGGCGTAACTGAGGCAGAGTTAAGGGGATAAGTTTAAGGCGTTGGGTTTGGATTTCAGTCATTAACGTTGCCCCCCTTTGAGGAGATACCTCATCTCGGCCACCAGCATGCCGATAATGATCAATGCGCCGCCAATAATGATACGCAGGGTGATGGTTTCCCCAATCCACCAGCCGGCCAGGGCGGCAGAAACCGGTTCCAGGGCAACAATCAAGGCCACGCGGGTGGGCGAGACCAGGCGGGTGATCCAGGTTTCCACACTGGTGCCCAGCCCAATAACAATCACGCCGGTGCTGAGGACGCCCAACCACAGCGCCGCCGAAGCGAGGGGCAACGTTAACGGCTCCGCAGAAAACAGCCAGCCAATGCCGCTGCACAAAGCCGCCATGCCTACGTGCAGCGTGGCATAAATCATCACGTTCAGCCGGGGCGAGTAATGAGCCAAGGCGATCACGTAAAGCGCCCAGCCAATGCCGCTCAAGGCTACCCAAAAATCTCCGGGGGCCGGGGCCGGGTTCCCTAATGGCCCTTCAAACGAAAGCAGGTACAATCCGCCAAAGGCCAGCACCACCCCGGCGATGGCGGTCCAACTGGGCACCCGGCGCAGCAGCAGCGCCGAAAAAATGGGAACGTACACCAAGTTGGTGCCGGTTAAAAAACCAGCTTTGCTGGCCGTGGTGAACTGGATGCCGTAAGCCTGGGTGGCGTAAGACAAAAAAAGGATGACGCCGGTTATCACCACGGGCCAGAGATAAGCCCGGTTCACCTGGCGCCACTCGCGCCCCACAAATAAGGCCAGGGTCGCCGTGCCCAAGACCATCCGTAAGGTGTTGTAGGCAAAAGGCCCCACCACCTGCAAAGCCCCTTTGCTAAAAACAAACGTAATGCCCCAAAAAAAGACAACCACGATGAAAATGATTTCGGCCAGCAGGGTTTGGCGAGCGCGCCAGAAATTAGCCGGGGCGGCGAGTGTTTTGGAATAGTTCATCTTTATCTCCCGACTGTCTGCAAAGCTGTTGGTTCCAAAAATAACGCAAAGCCGCCAAAAAACAAAAAACGCAACAAACGTTTCCGTCATCGCGTATTGGCGACTTTGCGTGATCAGAAATGATGAATTTGGCGTATTATAGGCGGTCTACAATTTTGGGCAAGCGCAAGGAGCCACGGGGGGCGCCTTCCAAAATTTTGGCGAGAGGGACAGGACAATGTCCTGCTCTACCTTTTGGGCTAAAAATCGGGACAGGCCCAGCTACGGGGTCCAAATTCCCCCTCTAACTGACGCTTCACTCCAACCACCAATCGGTTACATTCCAGGTAAACGGCGCAAAGGGGCCGGACCGGACCCCATGCAAACGACTGCCTACCAGAACCTGTTTCCTCGGCGCCAGCAAAAAGTCAACCGGGCGATCCCGGGCTAAAATCTGTTGAATGTCGGCGTAAATACCGGCCCGATCTTGCGGCCGGCAACCAGGCACAGCCCGGCCAGCGTCTATCAATCCGTCCAGTTCGGGATTATGGTAAGAGGTAAAATTAAGGCCGATACCTTCGGTGTTTTCCGTAGAATACCAGTAGAGTCGCTGGTCGGGATCGGGTAGGATGGGCCAACTGAACAAAGCCAGGTCAAAATCGTGGGTGAACAGATCATCCACGATGCTATCAAAAGGGACGCTTTCGGCGCGGGCAAACAGGCCCAAATCTCGATAATAGCTGCTAACCAGCCAACCCAGGTTTTGATGCAACGGGTTTTTGCCGTTCAACCGGATTGACAACTCCAGCCGTTGGCCGCGCCGGTCGAGCCAGCCGTCGCCATCGTTGTCGCGCAAACCGGCTTCGGTTAATAGAGCGCGGGCCGCCGCCAGGTCGTAGGGAGGCGGGGGCAGCGCCTCATTAGCCGCCCAGTGACCGGGCAACAGGGAAGCGGCCAGCAGTTGGCCGTTGTCGCCCAGCGATTCCCTTAAAATTGCCTCTCTATCCAGGGCCAGCAACAGGGCCTGGCGGATTTCGGGCGCAAGGGGGTCGCCGTTGTGCGGGGCAAAGTTAAGGGCAATATAGACCACCTGCGGGGCAGGGTAATGGTGAATGGTGAATTGGGAAGGATCAATGTCTAACGGCGGATTGGCGAGGACAGGCTGAATTGGGCCGAGCAGATCAAATTGGCCTTCGGATAGGGCGACGGGAATCTCATCTGCCTGTAAGAAACGAATGGCCAATTTATCCAAACCGGGACGGGAACCATGATAATGTGGATTCGCCGCCAGGGTGAGCGTGCGCCTGTTCTCCGACCGGTCAGCTACAATAAAAGGCCCGCTGCCGGTGGGAATGGTGGCGGTAATTTCCGCGGGCGGCAAAAGGGGCAGTTGGGCCAGGGCGGTCACGGCGGCGCAGTCAAGGTCAATAAAGGTCAGGGCCAAGGTTTCATCATCAGGGGCGTTCAGGTGGCTGAAGGCCAGCAGCGCGGGATGTTGGGTGGCTTCCAGGCCGGCGACCAGATCGGCGGCGGTGAGCGAATGGCCGTTGCTCCACTTGAGCCCGGCCGGCAGGTGAAACACAACTCGCTGCCCCTGGTTGGTGTATTCCCAACTTTGGGCCAGGCCGGGCTGTAATTCAGCCGTTTGCGGGTCAACCTGAAGCAAGGTCTCAAACAATAGGGGAGATAATTCGCGGAGAGCCGGATTGTTTTCAAGAAGGGGGTTGAGGCTCTGCGGCCGGCCCACCAGGCCCAACGTGACTACGCCGTCTGGAGGCGATGGTGAGGCAACGGAAGGGGATGGCGAGACAGAAGGCCGGGGCAAGATTGCGGCGGGGATGGAGGGATCGAGTTGAGCAGAAGGCAATGACTCAGCGGGTGGGGCCGCAACAGGCGCAGGGGAGGCAGACCGGCAGGCAGTCAGAATAAGCATGGCCAGCAGGGGGATAACCCCAAAAGCCCCAAGGGTTTTAGAAAATCTTAGGGCCTTGTTGGTAAAAGCCTGAATTTGGCAAGCGGTGAATTTATCGAAAACGCTTAAGATGTTCATTCCAGCCGGTTGTTACTCGCGGTTCGGGTTCGGTTGCATCCAAGCGGAGGCCAAAGATGTGGCTCATCTGGCGCAAGGCTTGTTGGGCGGCAGTTACGTTTTGACTGTTAGCCGCCAGGATTTTGTCGGCTAAATTTTCTAAGGCGGACAGGGCGGCAGACGTGTTCAGGTCATTGGCCATCGCCTCATCAAAAGTTGTTTGGGCGGCGATTGGGTTTAGGGTCTCGCCCTGGCCGCCAGAAACGGCTACGGCCGCCCGCAACTTTTGGGCCAGGGCCGCTGCCTGTTTTAGCTCGGTCTCGTTGTGACTCCAAATCTCCCGGTAGTGATGATTACCCATATAGAGTCGCAGCGCATCAGACGACCAAGTTCGCAGCAGATCGCGTACCATCACCAGGTTGCCCAGCGACTTGCTCATCTTCTCGCCATCGTGATGCACCATCGCCGTGTGCAGCCAGAAACGAGTGAAGGGCGTTTTTGCCGGATCAGCGATGAGCGGTTCGGCTTGAGCAATTTCGCTTTCGTGGTGCGGAAAAATCAGGTCGCCGCCGCCGCCGTGAATATCAATGGTGTCGCCCAGAAAACGGGTGGACATAGTAGAACACTCAATATGCCAGCCGGGACGGCCCAGCCCCCAGGGACTCTCCCAGGCCGGTTCGTCCGGAGCCTGGGCTTGCCATAACACAAAGTCCATGGGATCGCGTTTGTGGGGATCATCCGGCTTGTTGCCGCGCTCGTTGGCAATGGGCAGCATTTCGTCACAGTCAAGGCGACTCAGTTGGCCGTACTGCGGCCAGGAATTTATGTAAAAATAAACATTGCCGCCGGACTCGTAAGCCACACCCGCGGCCAATAGTTTTTGCACGGTGGCAATAATATCGCCAATCACGTCGGTGGCGCGAGGGAAATAATCCGGCGGGCGCACGTTCAGGTTTTTCATATCCTCAATAAAGTGAGCGGTCCAACGATTGCCCAGGCTGTCCCACGCTTCGCCCACTTCCTGGCTTTTACGCAGAATGTCGTCGTCAATGTCGGTGACATTTTGGGCGTAGCGCACGGGGTAGCCCTGCTGTTCCAGGTAACGGATCAGGATGTCAAAAGCGGCGTAGGTAAAGGCGTGCCCCAGGTGCGTGGTGTCGTAGGGCGTGATGCCGCACACGTAAATGGTGACCGCCTGGCGAAGGGGGGTAAACGTTTCAATGTTTTGGGTGAGGGCGTTGTAGAGTTTCATGGCTGCTCCGGTTTGGACTTAACGTTTTCGTTTAGGGCGATAGACATGCGTACTCCGCCCAAAAAACACTTCAGCCGCCTCCATCACCGTTTCCGACAGGGTGGGGTGGGCGTGGATGCTGAAT contains:
- a CDS encoding EamA family transporter, producing MNYSKTLAAPANFWRARQTLLAEIIFIVVVFFWGITFVFSKGALQVVGPFAYNTLRMVLGTATLALFVGREWRQVNRAYLWPVVITGVILFLSYATQAYGIQFTTASKAGFLTGTNLVYVPIFSALLLRRVPSWTAIAGVVLAFGGLYLLSFEGPLGNPAPAPGDFWVALSGIGWALYVIALAHYSPRLNVMIYATLHVGMAALCSGIGWLFSAEPLTLPLASAALWLGVLSTGVIVIGLGTSVETWITRLVSPTRVALIVALEPVSAALAGWWIGETITLRIIIGGALIIIGMLVAEMRYLLKGGQR
- a CDS encoding GNAT family N-acetyltransferase yields the protein MTEIQTQRLKLIPLTLPQLRLLPIHFRQLEQDLGYAIASDNVNDTVCRAIDIKISKMTHADERDHHWYTYWLIVITAQACGAGLAGFKGYPNKQGEVEIGYGIVSAFRNKGYITEAVQALIAWAFQYPCCAVVKAETVEPNPPSHRVLEKVGMHVYKETDKAWWWRVEKHKA
- a CDS encoding peptide ABC transporter substrate-binding protein; this encodes MNILSVFDKFTACQIQAFTNKALRFSKTLGAFGVIPLLAMLILTACRSASPAPVAAPPAESLPSAQLDPSIPAAILPRPSVSPSPSVASPSPPDGVVTLGLVGRPQSLNPLLENNPALRELSPLLFETLLQVDPQTAELQPGLAQSWEYTNQGQRVVFHLPAGLKWSNGHSLTAADLVAGLEATQHPALLAFSHLNAPDDETLALTFIDLDCAAVTALAQLPLLPPAEITATIPTGSGPFIVADRSENRRTLTLAANPHYHGSRPGLDKLAIRFLQADEIPVALSEGQFDLLGPIQPVLANPPLDIDPSQFTIHHYPAPQVVYIALNFAPHNGDPLAPEIRQALLLALDREAILRESLGDNGQLLAASLLPGHWAANEALPPPPYDLAAARALLTEAGLRDNDGDGWLDRRGQRLELSIRLNGKNPLHQNLGWLVSSYYRDLGLFARAESVPFDSIVDDLFTHDFDLALFSWPILPDPDQRLYWYSTENTEGIGLNFTSYHNPELDGLIDAGRAVPGCRPQDRAGIYADIQQILARDRPVDFLLAPRKQVLVGSRLHGVRSGPFAPFTWNVTDWWLE
- a CDS encoding cysteine--tRNA ligase; protein product: MKLYNALTQNIETFTPLRQAVTIYVCGITPYDTTHLGHAFTYAAFDILIRYLEQQGYPVRYAQNVTDIDDDILRKSQEVGEAWDSLGNRWTAHFIEDMKNLNVRPPDYFPRATDVIGDIIATVQKLLAAGVAYESGGNVYFYINSWPQYGQLSRLDCDEMLPIANERGNKPDDPHKRDPMDFVLWQAQAPDEPAWESPWGLGRPGWHIECSTMSTRFLGDTIDIHGGGGDLIFPHHESEIAQAEPLIADPAKTPFTRFWLHTAMVHHDGEKMSKSLGNLVMVRDLLRTWSSDALRLYMGNHHYREIWSHNETELKQAAALAQKLRAAVAVSGGQGETLNPIAAQTTFDEAMANDLNTSAALSALENLADKILAANSQNVTAAQQALRQMSHIFGLRLDATEPEPRVTTGWNEHLKRFR